In Opitutaceae bacterium, the sequence GTGCTTGGAGATGCTGCCCTGACGGCGACGTGTCCCCGTCGAGTACTCACTCGGGCACAATCCGCTGTACCCTCCCACCTTTCGACGACCGCCAAAGCGGGCCCAATCGCACACCTCCATTCCCAGGAGTGTGTTCGTGAGCAGACCCAGTCCTTTCACCAGAATCTGTTTCTCGCCCATACTCTCAACCCGCTTGGTCCACGCTTCTATCTCGGATTCAAAATGCAGCGCTTGACGCTGCCAGGTCTCTATCCGTGCGCGCAGCTCCGGCGGCAATGTCTTCGCCAGCTCACTCCAGGCCTTGGGATGCCACCAGTCTGGATCCGCCTGCACACCGGCGGTCAGCATCAAGCCGTGACCCCGCACCACACAGCGCTGGCGCTCCTTCACCAGCATTCCCCGCTGCCGACCCAACGCTCGAGTCTCTTCCTGTTCCTCCGTCGGAACGTACACCACCGAAAAGGCAGTGGTGCTGCCTCGCAGGTATCGGTCCAGCGCATCACAGATCTCCCGGGCATCCCTGCGATCAGTTTTCACACGCCTGCCTTCCGCGTCCCATTTCCGAGGCACGATCACCCGATTGCGCGCTCCCATCTGGATCAACTTGCGATGCAACCCGTATCCGCACGGTCCGGCCTCGTAGCAACTCTCCACACGGTGTCCTGCAGCGATCAGCCCCGCAACCAGATCCAGCAACTCTTTGTGCGTCATTCTGCACACTGGCTTCGGCTGCTGCCCGTCATTCTGACGGCAGACCACCACATCCCTAGCGTGCAGATCCAGCCCCAACTTAACCGTCATCGCCATCTCGACAGCGACACGCTCACCATCTATTTTATGTATGTTATTATTCATAACGCCGACAGGTTGGCTGCTTTTCAGCCGCCTGTCGGCTACATGTCATCTCCATTCCTTTTTTCAAGAGGAGCCATTTCT encodes:
- a CDS encoding IS110 family transposase, translated to MNNNIHKIDGERVAVEMAMTVKLGLDLHARDVVVCRQNDGQQPKPVCRMTHKELLDLVAGLIAAGHRVESCYEAGPCGYGLHRKLIQMGARNRVIVPRKWDAEGRRVKTDRRDAREICDALDRYLRGSTTAFSVVYVPTEEQEETRALGRQRGMLVKERQRCVVRGHGLMLTAGVQADPDWWHPKAWSELAKTLPPELRARIETWQRQALHFESEIEAWTKRVESMGEKQILVKGLGLLTNTLLGMEVCDWARFGGRRKVGGYSGLCPSEYSTGTRRRQGSISKHGNPRMRHLLVEAAWRLLRWQPDYPPLKKLRQALGARGRKRAVVAVARRLAIDLWRIHTGRCTPEQLGLKVG